The following coding sequences lie in one Xanthomonas hortorum pv. pelargonii genomic window:
- a CDS encoding alkaline phosphatase D family protein, which translates to MSLIDPSSASPLPGSDNTTPTVDHSRRRILIAGAGLATAGLLSPFARASGSPDPFTLGVAAGDPLADGFVIWTRLAPRPLDPDGRGGLTAPVRVRWQVASDPGMRRIVRRGETMASPAWGHAVHVEVAGLAADRPYWYCFQALGARSPVGSARTLPAPHQLPDAARLGFVSCSHWELGYFSAYRHLAAEQPDLVFFLGDYIYEYSNHGEAANKIVRPHGSGECLDLAGYRNRYALYRTDPDLQALHAGSACVATWDDHEVQNDYANRWSQDPSIAVDTFLARRAAAYRAFYEHFPLRARNRPHGADMRIYRSLDYGQLARFYVLDGRQYRSEQPCPQANGWRGGHVVDDSCRERTDPRRTMLGWEQERWLHGAFAQSPARWNVIAQDLLVAPMNQHGRDGVLGQWTDGWDGYPATRTRMLDAIAKTRLRNPVFWGGDMHSYWVTDLKADPANPDSPTLATEFVGTSITSDGQSNAELQATMALNPHVHYAEGETRGYVSVTLTPGRMETRLQGISDRRDRQATVSTLKRFVVEDGKTGAVEA; encoded by the coding sequence ATGTCCTTGATCGACCCGTCTTCCGCATCGCCCCTGCCCGGCTCCGACAACACGACACCCACGGTGGATCACAGCCGCAGGCGCATTCTCATCGCCGGCGCCGGGCTGGCGACTGCCGGGCTGCTCAGCCCGTTCGCACGTGCCAGCGGCAGCCCGGACCCGTTCACCCTGGGCGTGGCAGCAGGCGACCCGCTGGCCGACGGATTTGTCATCTGGACCCGGCTGGCACCGCGCCCGCTGGACCCGGATGGACGCGGCGGGCTGACCGCACCGGTGCGTGTGCGCTGGCAGGTGGCCAGCGATCCGGGCATGCGCCGCATCGTGCGCCGGGGCGAGACCATGGCCAGCCCGGCCTGGGGCCATGCGGTGCATGTGGAGGTCGCCGGCCTGGCCGCCGATCGCCCGTACTGGTACTGCTTCCAGGCGCTAGGCGCGCGCAGCCCCGTCGGCAGCGCACGCACCTTGCCGGCGCCGCATCAGTTGCCGGATGCGGCGCGGCTTGGCTTTGTGTCCTGCTCGCACTGGGAGCTGGGCTATTTCAGCGCCTACCGCCATCTTGCTGCCGAACAACCGGACCTGGTGTTCTTTCTCGGCGATTACATCTACGAATACAGCAACCACGGCGAGGCGGCGAACAAGATCGTGCGCCCGCACGGCAGCGGCGAATGCCTGGACTTGGCCGGCTACCGCAACCGCTATGCGCTGTACCGTACCGATCCCGACCTGCAGGCCTTGCATGCCGGCAGCGCCTGCGTGGCGACCTGGGACGACCATGAGGTGCAGAACGATTACGCCAATCGCTGGTCGCAGGATCCGTCGATTGCAGTCGACACCTTCCTGGCCCGACGCGCGGCCGCGTATCGCGCCTTTTACGAGCACTTCCCGCTGCGCGCGCGCAATCGCCCGCATGGCGCCGACATGCGCATCTACCGATCGCTGGACTACGGCCAGCTGGCACGCTTCTACGTGCTCGATGGCCGCCAGTACCGCAGCGAACAACCCTGCCCGCAGGCCAACGGCTGGCGCGGCGGCCATGTGGTGGACGACAGCTGCCGCGAACGCACCGACCCACGCCGCACCATGCTTGGCTGGGAACAGGAGCGCTGGCTGCATGGCGCCTTCGCACAATCGCCCGCGCGCTGGAACGTGATCGCGCAGGATCTATTGGTGGCACCGATGAACCAGCACGGCCGCGACGGCGTGCTCGGGCAGTGGACCGACGGCTGGGACGGCTACCCGGCCACGCGCACCCGCATGCTCGACGCAATCGCCAAGACCCGGCTACGCAACCCGGTGTTCTGGGGCGGCGACATGCACTCGTACTGGGTTACCGACTTGAAGGCCGATCCGGCCAATCCCGACTCGCCGACGCTGGCCACCGAATTCGTCGGCACCTCCATCACCTCCGACGGCCAGAGCAATGCCGAGCTGCAAGCCACCATGGCGCTCAATCCGCATGTGCACTACGCCGAAGGCGAAACCCGCGGCTATGTCTCGGTAACGCTGACACCGGGCCGGATGGAAACGCGCCTGCAAGGCATCTCCGACCGCCGCGACCGCCAGGCCACGGTCTCGACGTTGAAGCGCTTTGTGGTCGAAGACGGCAAGACGGGGGCGGTGGAGGCGTAA